The proteins below come from a single Nitrospiraceae bacterium genomic window:
- the aroA gene encoding 3-phosphoshikimate 1-carboxyvinyltransferase, which yields MSQFTILPTQNPLRGSLSVPGDKSITHRALIFGALAQGQTRIGGYSRGEDCLHTLNAIRALGADVQETPEGLEVTGKGLWGLQEPSNVLDCGNSGTGLRLLAGVLAGQNFFSVLTGDSSLRSRPMGRVVTPLRQMGAVISGRRGGELAPLAIQGTGLKGILYESPVASAQIKSCVLLAGLFAEGTTIVKEPRRSRDHTERLLSYFGVPLQVDGCTVQLQGRPSFDGKPIEVPGDISAAAFFMVAASIVPDSDILLTDIGLNPERTGILDILLEMGADITIVNQREISGEPVGDIRVRSAPLRGTVIGPELIPKTIDELPILCVAAALAHGQTRITGAQELRVKETDRIRAMATELSRLHVKVEEQPDGLVINGGSQIKGAVCQSYGDHRVVMSLAICGLVAESPITIEDVACVETSFPGFKGKLLDLLTNSERLL from the coding sequence ATGAGTCAGTTCACCATTCTTCCGACCCAAAACCCCCTTCGTGGCAGCCTGTCGGTACCGGGGGACAAATCCATTACGCATCGCGCCCTCATCTTTGGAGCCTTGGCGCAGGGCCAAACACGCATCGGGGGCTACTCTAGAGGCGAGGATTGCCTGCATACCCTTAATGCGATTCGTGCCTTAGGCGCTGATGTACAGGAAACGCCTGAGGGACTTGAGGTGACCGGCAAAGGACTCTGGGGTCTGCAGGAACCTTCGAATGTGTTGGATTGTGGAAATTCCGGGACGGGTTTGCGCCTTTTGGCTGGCGTCTTAGCCGGGCAAAATTTCTTCTCCGTTCTGACTGGGGATTCCTCTCTGAGAAGTCGTCCGATGGGCCGGGTGGTCACTCCTCTCCGTCAAATGGGGGCCGTGATCTCGGGAAGACGCGGCGGTGAATTGGCTCCTTTGGCTATTCAAGGCACCGGGCTCAAGGGGATTCTCTATGAATCTCCTGTCGCCAGTGCCCAAATTAAATCGTGCGTCCTCTTGGCCGGGCTCTTTGCCGAAGGGACGACCATTGTGAAGGAGCCTAGACGATCCCGTGATCATACGGAGCGTCTCTTGTCCTATTTTGGAGTTCCCCTCCAGGTTGATGGGTGCACTGTGCAACTTCAAGGCCGACCCTCTTTTGATGGAAAGCCGATTGAGGTTCCTGGAGATATCTCGGCTGCGGCGTTTTTTATGGTTGCCGCATCGATCGTTCCCGATTCGGATATCCTGCTCACTGATATAGGGTTGAATCCTGAACGAACAGGCATTCTGGATATTCTCCTCGAGATGGGAGCAGATATCACCATCGTCAACCAACGAGAAATTTCCGGGGAACCGGTGGGTGATATCCGTGTGCGGTCTGCTCCGTTGAGGGGAACGGTCATTGGGCCAGAACTCATTCCCAAAACGATTGATGAATTGCCTATATTGTGTGTGGCTGCCGCTTTGGCTCATGGACAGACACGCATTACCGGAGCACAGGAACTCCGGGTGAAAGAGACCGATCGCATTCGAGCCATGGCGACAGAATTATCCCGTCTCCATGTTAAAGTCGAGGAACAGCCGGATGGTTTAGTCATCAATGGCGGTTCCCAGATTAAGGGCGCCGTTTGTCAGAGTTATGGCGATCATCGGGTGGTAATGTCGCTGGCCATCTGCGGATTAGTGGCGGAGTCTCCGATTACCATTGAGGATGTGGCATGCGTGGAGACATCTTTCCCGGGATTCAAAGGTAAGCTGTTGGATTTATTGACAAATTCTGAGCGACTATTATAA
- a CDS encoding prephenate dehydrogenase: MIPTLLPSIMSTSHSEPLFRHVSIIGIGLLGGSLGLALKEQGLAKTVVGIGRRQENLELAVRMGAIDQFALEPHRAVSQSDLIVLATPVETYLSQIDLWGKDLAPSAIVSDVGSVKGQLVSKIEARLPPSTFFVGAHPIAGKEKSGVAHADSHLFQGARCILTPTPHTNVQALERVQHLWETVGSVVSSMDPRDHDWVFGAVSHLPHIAAFSLMHTLETLQGRTSQPADLLSFSGGGLRDTTRIAASSPEMWRDICVANHANLVEMVDRYIQQLQDFRELLSKRDASALYEAIARAKASRERLI, from the coding sequence GTGATTCCGACACTTTTGCCTTCCATCATGTCGACTTCCCACTCAGAACCGTTGTTCCGGCACGTGTCCATTATCGGGATAGGCCTGCTTGGCGGCTCTCTCGGCCTTGCACTGAAGGAACAGGGCCTGGCCAAAACGGTCGTGGGGATCGGTCGTCGACAAGAAAATCTCGAACTAGCCGTTCGAATGGGTGCCATTGATCAATTTGCGCTGGAGCCACATCGGGCGGTGAGCCAATCGGATTTAATTGTCCTGGCCACTCCTGTAGAGACCTATCTCTCGCAAATTGACCTGTGGGGAAAAGATCTGGCCCCGTCCGCCATCGTGAGTGATGTGGGAAGTGTGAAGGGCCAACTGGTCTCAAAAATTGAAGCCCGGTTGCCTCCCTCGACATTTTTTGTCGGCGCCCATCCTATTGCCGGGAAAGAAAAATCCGGGGTGGCGCACGCCGATTCGCATTTGTTTCAAGGCGCTCGATGTATTCTGACTCCGACTCCCCATACCAATGTCCAGGCACTGGAAAGGGTTCAACACCTCTGGGAAACTGTCGGATCTGTGGTGTCGTCGATGGATCCCCGGGACCACGATTGGGTCTTCGGTGCAGTGAGTCATCTGCCTCATATCGCGGCTTTTTCTCTCATGCACACCTTGGAGACATTGCAAGGACGAACATCTCAGCCTGCGGATTTGCTGAGTTTTTCTGGGGGAGGGTTACGCGATACTACGAGGATTGCGGCCAGTTCGCCTGAAATGTGGCGGGATATTTGTGTCGCCAATCATGCGAATTTGGTTGAGATGGTTGATCGCTACATTCAACAGCTACAAGATTTTCGGGAGTTGTTGAGCAAACGGGATGCATCAGCATTGTACGAAGCGATTGCTCGGGCCAAAGCCTCACGAGAACGGTTAATATGA
- the aroF gene encoding 3-deoxy-7-phosphoheptulonate synthase, which translates to MVIVLKPEATEQNVDHLIDRLRSLGMVTQITKGKERTIVAVLGDDRVLQGQPLSVFPGVESVTPILAPWKLVSREFQKHDSVIDVAGVQVGGSRIVIMAGPCAVEKLEITVGIAQEVARAGATILRGGAYKPRTSPYSFQGLGQEGLEFLAEARRQTGLPVVSEILDARDLGHFLEKADVIQVGARNMQNFELLKEVGAYDKPVLLKRGLSATIKELLLSAEYIMSRGNRNVMLCERGIRTFEPQYRNTLDLSAVPTLKEMTHLPVIVDPSHATGNWKLVAPMAKAAIAAGADGLLIEVHSNPECALCDGEESLKPSRFTELMNDLQKVAQAVGREL; encoded by the coding sequence ATGGTTATCGTCCTAAAACCCGAAGCCACAGAGCAGAATGTTGATCACTTGATTGATCGTCTTCGCTCGTTAGGGATGGTCACACAAATCACGAAGGGGAAAGAACGGACCATTGTGGCGGTGCTTGGCGATGACCGGGTACTCCAGGGGCAACCCTTGAGCGTGTTTCCCGGTGTGGAAAGTGTGACTCCGATTCTCGCGCCTTGGAAGTTAGTGAGCCGTGAATTTCAAAAACACGATTCCGTCATCGATGTGGCCGGCGTGCAAGTTGGGGGGAGTCGGATCGTAATTATGGCCGGTCCTTGCGCGGTGGAGAAATTAGAAATTACGGTGGGCATCGCTCAAGAAGTGGCTAGGGCCGGTGCCACCATTTTGCGTGGCGGCGCGTATAAGCCTCGTACCTCGCCCTATTCCTTTCAGGGGTTGGGACAGGAAGGATTGGAGTTTTTGGCTGAGGCCAGGAGACAAACCGGCCTTCCGGTTGTGAGTGAAATTTTGGATGCCCGTGATCTCGGACATTTTTTGGAAAAAGCGGATGTGATCCAAGTTGGCGCCCGGAATATGCAAAATTTTGAACTGTTAAAAGAGGTCGGGGCTTATGACAAACCCGTCCTGTTGAAGCGTGGGCTGTCGGCCACGATTAAAGAGTTACTCTTATCCGCAGAATATATTATGTCCCGTGGCAATCGGAACGTTATGCTGTGTGAAAGGGGAATTCGCACCTTTGAGCCGCAGTATCGCAATACGCTCGATTTAAGTGCGGTGCCCACCCTAAAAGAAATGACGCATTTGCCGGTTATTGTTGATCCAAGTCACGCAACCGGGAATTGGAAGCTTGTAGCCCCTATGGCTAAAGCCGCCATTGCGGCTGGAGCTGACGGCCTGTTGATTGAAGTCCATTCTAATCCGGAATGTGCCTTGTGCGACGGAGAGGAATCGCTGAAGCCCAGCCGGTTTACCGAACTCATGAATGATTTACAAAAGGTGGCGCAGGCTGTGGGCCGGGAACTTTGA
- a CDS encoding histidinol-phosphate transaminase translates to MPLRVHPTIASLTPYSPGKPLGELERELGITQAIKLASNENPWGPSPNALQVLAGAAGSLHRYPDGGAHYLRQALAERWKVSDDQVLVGNGSDEIISLLIRAFLSPGDEAVMADLTFVMYKLSVLGGHGVPVEVPLKNWVHDMAAMVEAVTDRTRLFFLCNPNNPTGTMLTAREIDGFLSRLPDHVVVVFDEAYYEYVRHPDFPDSLQYVREGRPVVVLRTFSKIYGLAGLRVGYGYTTKEIAGYVNRVRPPFNVNSLAQEAARAALSDDDHVAKSRAMNEAEMTFLQERLIAMGLETVPSQANFLYFNVGIDGRRAYDALLREGVIVRHIRGPMLRVTIGQPTENRRFLESLARVLPTLS, encoded by the coding sequence ATGCCACTGCGTGTCCACCCCACAATCGCCTCGTTAACCCCATATTCCCCAGGGAAACCCTTGGGCGAATTGGAGCGGGAGCTGGGAATTACTCAGGCCATTAAACTGGCCTCTAATGAAAATCCTTGGGGTCCTTCGCCGAACGCGCTGCAGGTTTTAGCGGGGGCAGCCGGGTCGCTTCACCGGTATCCGGATGGCGGGGCTCACTACCTTCGGCAAGCGTTAGCCGAGCGGTGGAAGGTTTCTGATGATCAGGTTCTGGTGGGCAATGGGTCAGATGAAATCATTAGTCTCTTGATTCGCGCATTTCTCTCCCCGGGTGATGAAGCGGTCATGGCTGATCTGACGTTTGTGATGTACAAGCTCTCAGTATTGGGAGGGCATGGTGTGCCGGTAGAAGTGCCTTTGAAAAATTGGGTCCATGATATGGCGGCCATGGTTGAGGCAGTCACCGACCGCACGCGGCTCTTTTTTCTCTGCAATCCGAATAATCCCACGGGCACCATGCTGACGGCACGGGAAATCGATGGGTTCCTCTCACGACTTCCCGACCATGTGGTCGTCGTATTCGATGAGGCGTACTATGAATACGTGCGACATCCCGATTTTCCCGACAGCTTGCAGTATGTTCGTGAGGGGCGACCCGTTGTGGTATTACGGACGTTTTCAAAAATTTATGGATTGGCAGGGTTGCGCGTGGGTTATGGGTATACGACCAAAGAAATCGCCGGATATGTGAATCGGGTTCGTCCCCCTTTCAACGTGAATAGCTTGGCTCAAGAAGCCGCACGAGCAGCCCTTTCCGATGACGATCATGTGGCCAAAAGCCGGGCTATGAATGAAGCCGAAATGACGTTTCTGCAAGAAAGGCTGATTGCCATGGGGTTAGAGACCGTTCCCAGTCAAGCCAACTTTTTGTATTTCAATGTAGGGATCGATGGAAGGCGTGCGTATGACGCGTTGCTTCGGGAAGGTGTCATCGTTCGGCATATTCGCGGGCCCATGCTCCGAGTAACTATTGGACAACCGACTGAAAATCGGCGCTTTCTTGAATCGTTGGCCCGAGTGCTTCCCACGTTGTCGTAG
- the pheA gene encoding prephenate dehydratase, whose translation MELPEDMQQCRQEIDRLDDDILNILNERSQYVIKIGHLKKQQDSSAHLHTPGREVAIVERLMRKNPGPFPSEALRHVYREIMSASLSLEGTQTVAYLGPPATFTHLAAMRKFGGSADYVSVNSIKDVFDEVERGRMRFGVVPIENSTEGVVNHTLDLFVDSPLLIYGEVMLEVSHHFLSKAQKLEEIKTVYSHPHALAQCRNWLETNLPSVNFAEEPSTARAAERCVDDPTAGAIASELAAQLYGLNILRSRIEDNINNFTRFLILSQKGAEPTGRDKTSIIVSAKDRVGALYDLIRPFSSHGISMTKIESRPTRRKVWEYLFYMDLEGHQDDDRLKKALAEVRSRCLMMKVLGSYSSHQ comes from the coding sequence ATGGAGCTTCCAGAGGACATGCAGCAATGCCGTCAAGAGATCGACAGGCTTGATGACGACATTCTCAATATATTGAATGAGCGATCCCAATACGTGATTAAAATTGGGCATTTGAAAAAACAACAGGATTCGTCCGCCCATCTTCACACGCCTGGTCGGGAAGTGGCGATCGTGGAACGGTTGATGCGCAAGAATCCCGGGCCGTTTCCTAGTGAAGCTCTGCGGCATGTTTACCGGGAAATTATGTCGGCGTCCCTTTCTCTCGAGGGAACACAGACGGTCGCGTATTTAGGCCCACCTGCCACGTTTACGCATCTGGCTGCCATGCGGAAGTTCGGGGGATCGGCCGATTATGTGTCGGTCAATAGCATTAAGGATGTGTTTGATGAAGTGGAACGGGGACGTATGCGGTTTGGCGTGGTTCCCATAGAAAATTCAACGGAAGGGGTGGTCAATCATACCTTGGATCTGTTCGTGGACTCACCCTTGTTGATTTATGGTGAAGTGATGCTGGAAGTTTCCCATCACTTTCTTTCGAAGGCGCAAAAATTAGAAGAAATCAAGACGGTTTATTCTCATCCCCATGCCCTCGCCCAATGCCGAAACTGGCTGGAAACCAATTTGCCTTCTGTGAATTTTGCGGAAGAGCCCAGTACGGCTAGGGCTGCTGAGCGGTGCGTGGATGATCCAACCGCCGGGGCCATTGCCTCCGAATTAGCTGCTCAGTTGTATGGGTTGAATATTCTGCGATCACGTATTGAAGATAACATTAATAATTTCACCAGGTTCCTCATTTTATCCCAAAAGGGGGCTGAGCCAACGGGTCGGGATAAAACGTCGATCATTGTCTCAGCAAAAGACCGGGTTGGAGCTTTGTATGACCTGATCCGCCCGTTTTCATCGCACGGCATTAGTATGACCAAAATTGAATCACGGCCTACCCGGCGAAAAGTTTGGGAATATCTGTTTTATATGGATTTGGAGGGACATCAGGACGATGACCGTCTGAAGAAAGCCCTGGCGGAAGTCAGGTCCCGTTGTTTGATGATGAAGGTTCTGGGATCGTATTCTTCTCATCAGTAG
- a CDS encoding class I SAM-dependent methyltransferase produces MKKMFKQYALKLAKSLSARFSLSVSWNSTEGYMLEYAKEIIRALENDHEVTTRQDVITGLRRLSLDEFGLVLLSMPDPEYPKLSRLLPAMASDEVQRSWTGNHGLALLKETTAFARALSYNYARVTGRSLDDATVLDFGCGYGRIAQLLYYFTVEEKIFGVDPRKQSIELCLESRLGTNFMVSDYLPVSLPVGAVKFDLIYAFSVFTHLSRRAMTTSLHTLRQHIADDGLLAMTIRPVEYWEQASHASQDQKDVLVGRHRQEGFAFNPHNWAPIDGDVTYGDSSMTLDWMTATFPDWTIKATDRCLNDPLQRYVFLVPR; encoded by the coding sequence ATGAAAAAAATGTTCAAGCAGTATGCCCTAAAGCTGGCGAAGAGTCTGTCAGCGAGATTCTCACTGTCTGTGAGTTGGAATTCGACCGAAGGCTATATGCTGGAGTATGCCAAAGAGATTATCCGTGCATTGGAAAATGACCACGAAGTGACGACTCGCCAGGACGTCATCACTGGTCTTCGACGACTTAGTCTCGATGAATTTGGATTGGTATTGCTGTCTATGCCAGACCCTGAGTATCCCAAGCTCTCACGACTTCTTCCTGCCATGGCAAGTGACGAGGTTCAGCGAAGCTGGACGGGAAACCATGGCTTGGCACTTCTCAAAGAAACGACGGCGTTCGCGCGTGCGTTGAGTTACAATTATGCGCGCGTGACCGGGCGGTCTCTGGATGATGCGACTGTCTTGGACTTTGGGTGCGGCTATGGCCGTATCGCCCAGTTGCTGTATTATTTTACTGTCGAGGAAAAAATATTCGGGGTCGACCCCCGGAAACAGTCAATTGAGCTATGTCTGGAATCCAGGCTTGGTACAAACTTTATGGTATCAGATTACCTCCCCGTATCCTTGCCGGTCGGGGCGGTGAAGTTTGATCTCATCTATGCTTTCTCCGTGTTCACCCACCTGTCCCGCAGGGCGATGACGACGTCGTTGCACACATTGCGGCAGCATATTGCGGATGATGGTCTGTTGGCCATGACCATTCGTCCGGTCGAATACTGGGAGCAGGCCTCTCATGCGTCACAGGATCAGAAAGATGTCCTTGTTGGCCGACACCGACAGGAGGGCTTCGCCTTCAATCCACACAACTGGGCGCCGATTGACGGTGACGTTACATACGGGGATTCCTCAATGACGTTGGACTGGATGACGGCCACCTTTCCCGATTGGACAATCAAAGCGACCGATCGTTGTTTGAATGACCCCCTGCAACGATATGTATTTCTGGTGCCGCGCTGA
- the panB gene encoding 3-methyl-2-oxobutanoate hydroxymethyltransferase produces MTIPEFTRQKKQGKKLTVVTAYDALFTRIVEQAGLDVILVGDSLGMVVQGKPNTLSVTMEDMLYHTRLVAQAAKRAMVIGDMPFMSYQASVEDAVRNAGRFLQAGAAAVKLEGGLSVIDRIEAMTRFGIPVMGHVGMTPQSVNQSGGYSVKGRAQVEAETIMNDAKALEAAGAFAVVLECMPTELAQGITEALSVPTIGIGAGHGCDGQVLVLYDLLGLFDDFVPKFVKPYAHLKADALQALRRYKEEVECGKFPTDAESYH; encoded by the coding sequence ATGACGATTCCTGAATTTACACGACAGAAGAAACAGGGCAAAAAGTTAACGGTCGTCACCGCCTATGATGCGTTATTCACGCGGATTGTGGAGCAGGCCGGGCTGGACGTCATTCTCGTGGGCGATTCTCTTGGGATGGTCGTGCAGGGCAAGCCCAATACCTTATCGGTGACCATGGAAGACATGCTCTATCACACGCGGTTGGTGGCTCAGGCCGCCAAACGGGCTATGGTGATTGGAGATATGCCGTTTATGTCTTACCAGGCCAGTGTGGAAGATGCGGTGCGCAATGCGGGGCGCTTTTTGCAAGCGGGGGCCGCCGCCGTGAAACTTGAAGGGGGACTATCAGTAATTGATCGGATCGAGGCTATGACCCGTTTTGGCATTCCCGTCATGGGTCACGTGGGCATGACACCACAGTCAGTGAATCAATCGGGCGGATATTCGGTTAAGGGGAGGGCGCAGGTTGAAGCGGAAACTATTATGAATGATGCCAAGGCGCTGGAAGCCGCCGGGGCATTTGCCGTGGTCCTGGAATGCATGCCGACTGAGTTGGCACAAGGCATCACTGAAGCCCTTTCAGTACCGACCATTGGTATCGGCGCCGGGCATGGATGTGACGGGCAGGTGTTGGTGCTTTACGACCTATTAGGCCTCTTTGATGACTTTGTCCCGAAATTTGTCAAACCCTATGCACATCTGAAGGCGGATGCTTTGCAGGCGCTCCGACGGTATAAAGAAGAAGTCGAATGCGGAAAATTCCCCACCGATGCTGAAAGTTATCATTAA
- the folD gene encoding bifunctional methylenetetrahydrofolate dehydrogenase/methenyltetrahydrofolate cyclohydrolase FolD, with amino-acid sequence MSAQIIDGKALALAMRESIAEEVRLLEKDTGVKPGLAAVLVGDDPASAVYVRNKKIACEKAGLYPQEHRLPSSTTQETLLQLIHQLNADTRIHGILVQLPLPPGMDSQAILQAVSPEKDVDGFHPVNVGRLVTGDPVFIPCTPKGVIQMIESTGQDIAGKRAVVIGRSNIVGKPVAMLLLHRHATVTICHSRTKDLPAVVREADIVIAAIGKPLFVTSEMVKPGAIVIDVGINRLADGKLVGDVDFDRVKDRAGWLTPVPGGVGPMTIAMLLQNTLESAKRNVGT; translated from the coding sequence GTGTCCGCACAGATTATTGATGGCAAAGCATTAGCCCTGGCGATGCGAGAGAGCATTGCCGAAGAGGTTCGCCTTCTCGAAAAAGACACGGGGGTCAAGCCCGGATTAGCGGCCGTGTTAGTGGGAGATGATCCGGCCTCGGCTGTCTATGTGCGGAACAAGAAAATAGCCTGTGAAAAAGCCGGGCTCTATCCTCAGGAACATCGTCTGCCGTCGTCCACTACCCAAGAGACCTTATTGCAATTGATCCACCAGCTGAATGCCGATACTCGAATTCATGGCATCCTGGTCCAGCTCCCCTTGCCGCCCGGCATGGACAGTCAAGCGATTTTGCAAGCCGTCTCTCCAGAGAAAGATGTCGACGGGTTTCACCCGGTCAATGTGGGGCGTTTAGTCACAGGCGACCCGGTGTTTATCCCCTGTACGCCGAAAGGGGTTATTCAGATGATCGAGTCGACCGGACAGGACATTGCCGGGAAACGAGCCGTAGTGATTGGTCGTAGTAATATTGTAGGAAAACCCGTGGCCATGTTGCTCCTACATCGACATGCCACCGTCACCATCTGTCATTCACGCACCAAAGATCTTCCCGCCGTGGTTCGTGAAGCCGACATCGTGATTGCCGCAATCGGGAAGCCTCTCTTCGTCACCTCAGAGATGGTGAAACCGGGGGCGATCGTGATTGATGTGGGGATCAATCGATTAGCGGATGGAAAATTGGTCGGGGATGTGGATTTTGACCGGGTCAAAGACCGAGCGGGATGGCTCACACCCGTCCCCGGCGGTGTTGGCCCGATGACAATCGCTATGCTGCTTCAGAACACCCTAGAATCAGCCAAACGGAATGTCGGCACATAA
- a CDS encoding peptidylprolyl isomerase — protein sequence MVIGLFTIVTVGGFPVPSEAAAEEPSKAETKAPHVLIKTKFGEMEAVLFPDLAPKHVESFLKLTKSGFYNGTIFHRVIPGFMIQGGDPLTKDPANRSRYGTGGPGYTVPAEFNRIIHEKGILSAARTADPNSAGSQFFIMADKAPHLDGQYTVFGEVVKGLDVIDTIVSQPRDLKDNPLERIEMTIDLIQ from the coding sequence ATGGTGATCGGATTGTTCACCATCGTCACTGTCGGTGGTTTTCCTGTCCCAAGCGAGGCGGCAGCGGAAGAACCATCGAAGGCTGAGACCAAGGCACCTCACGTTCTGATTAAAACGAAATTTGGAGAAATGGAAGCCGTGTTATTTCCTGACTTAGCCCCCAAGCATGTTGAAAGTTTTCTCAAATTGACTAAGTCAGGGTTTTATAATGGAACCATTTTTCATCGGGTCATTCCTGGATTTATGATTCAAGGGGGAGATCCTTTGACCAAAGATCCGGCCAATCGAAGCCGTTATGGAACTGGGGGACCTGGCTATACCGTTCCAGCCGAATTTAATCGGATTATTCACGAAAAAGGCATTCTTTCCGCAGCCCGCACGGCAGATCCCAATAGCGCGGGATCGCAGTTTTTCATTATGGCGGATAAGGCTCCTCATTTGGATGGCCAGTACACCGTGTTTGGTGAGGTGGTGAAAGGTCTTGATGTCATCGATACGATCGTGAGCCAGCCCCGCGATCTGAAAGATAATCCTCTAGAGCGAATTGAAATGACGATAGACTTGATTCAGTGA
- the rnc gene encoding ribonuclease III — protein sequence MAALAFEDIQESLEYEFKQQSLLCEALTHRSFSQTQPQAVSPHNERLEFLGDAVLGLVVSESLAAMFPHSTEGELSKIKAGLISRSTLSKAASHLQLGQWLRLGRGEEATKGREKISLLANALEAIIGAVYLDGGLDAARAFIQKVLTKEFASLQKSPVFSVGWDGKSRLQEWTHKQFGATPQYRLVRESGPDHEKVFAVTVEIRGKIMGQGEGRTKKEAEQAAAAQAMAQAGLGIAAEPNHSIRKSTD from the coding sequence GTGGCTGCTCTTGCATTTGAAGACATTCAGGAATCGTTGGAGTATGAATTCAAGCAGCAATCCCTGCTATGTGAGGCGCTCACCCACCGTTCATTTTCTCAAACTCAACCCCAGGCGGTGAGTCCCCATAATGAACGGTTAGAATTTTTAGGGGATGCGGTGTTGGGATTGGTTGTAAGCGAAAGTCTTGCGGCGATGTTTCCGCATTCTACAGAGGGCGAACTCTCCAAAATTAAAGCCGGATTAATTAGCCGATCCACTCTTTCGAAAGCAGCGAGTCATCTCCAGTTGGGGCAGTGGTTACGATTGGGTCGGGGGGAGGAAGCCACAAAGGGCCGAGAAAAAATATCGCTGTTAGCCAACGCACTTGAAGCGATCATTGGTGCGGTGTATCTTGATGGGGGGTTGGATGCCGCGAGAGCTTTTATTCAAAAAGTTTTGACGAAGGAATTTGCTTCATTACAGAAAAGTCCTGTGTTCTCAGTGGGGTGGGATGGAAAAAGTCGACTGCAAGAATGGACGCATAAACAATTTGGAGCAACCCCCCAATATCGGCTTGTTCGGGAATCCGGGCCGGATCATGAAAAAGTTTTTGCTGTCACGGTGGAAATCCGAGGTAAAATAATGGGTCAGGGAGAGGGGCGGACGAAAAAAGAGGCTGAACAGGCTGCGGCAGCGCAAGCGATGGCACAGGCTGGGCTTGGTATTGCAGCCGAGCCAAATCATTCAATCAGGAAATCAACAGATTAG
- the fabF gene encoding beta-ketoacyl-ACP synthase II — protein MTEWRPRRVVVTGLGLVTPLDIGVSNTWDKLCKGQSGIGPITRFDAGQYPVQIAGEVKNFDPSMFIEKKEIKKMDTFIHFAIAASQEAVDDAKLVVNQDEADRVGVYIGAGIGGLPAIEHYHKVLLERGPDRVSPFFIPMVIINLASGQVAIRFGAKGPNACTVTACATGNHCIGDGFRLIQRGEADVMLVGGAESTICPTAVAGFAAAKALSRRNDEPERASRPFDKDRDGFVIGEGAGVLILEELEHAKSRGAHIYAEVIGYAMNSDAFHITAPPDDGAGAVTCMERAIQDAGIAKESVGYINAHATSTFADRIETQVIKQVFGERAYSIPVGSTKSMTGHLLGAAGGIEGVFSILALHHGIIPPTINLETPDPECDLDYIPTHARPCDIDVAISNAFGFGGVNACLVFRRWKGE, from the coding sequence ATGACTGAATGGAGACCACGGCGAGTGGTTGTGACAGGATTGGGATTGGTTACGCCGTTGGATATTGGTGTATCCAACACATGGGATAAATTATGTAAAGGCCAATCCGGAATCGGACCCATTACCCGATTTGATGCCGGCCAGTATCCGGTGCAGATTGCGGGGGAGGTCAAGAACTTTGATCCCTCGATGTTTATTGAGAAAAAAGAAATCAAAAAGATGGATACCTTTATCCATTTTGCCATTGCCGCCAGTCAAGAGGCGGTGGATGATGCCAAGCTTGTCGTGAACCAGGATGAGGCGGATCGTGTGGGGGTCTATATTGGAGCAGGCATTGGAGGTCTTCCGGCCATTGAACATTATCATAAGGTGTTGCTGGAACGTGGCCCAGACCGGGTTTCCCCATTTTTTATCCCGATGGTCATTATTAATTTGGCCTCCGGGCAGGTGGCGATCCGTTTTGGTGCTAAGGGGCCGAATGCCTGTACGGTCACGGCCTGTGCCACAGGGAATCATTGTATCGGGGACGGGTTTCGACTGATTCAGCGGGGAGAGGCCGATGTGATGCTGGTTGGAGGAGCGGAATCAACCATTTGCCCTACAGCGGTTGCTGGATTTGCCGCGGCGAAGGCCTTGTCCAGGAGGAATGATGAACCTGAACGGGCCAGTCGGCCATTTGATAAAGACCGTGACGGGTTTGTCATTGGGGAAGGCGCCGGTGTGTTAATCCTAGAGGAATTGGAACACGCCAAATCTCGAGGCGCGCACATTTATGCCGAGGTGATCGGCTATGCTATGAATAGCGATGCCTTTCATATTACCGCTCCACCAGATGATGGGGCCGGTGCAGTGACCTGTATGGAGCGTGCGATTCAGGATGCGGGGATCGCCAAAGAATCTGTGGGATATATTAATGCTCATGCCACATCCACGTTTGCCGATCGGATTGAAACGCAGGTTATCAAACAAGTCTTTGGGGAGCGGGCCTATTCCATTCCTGTGGGGTCTACCAAGTCCATGACCGGCCATCTATTAGGGGCGGCCGGTGGAATTGAAGGGGTCTTTTCTATTTTGGCCTTGCATCATGGCATCATTCCCCCGACGATCAATTTGGAGACGCCAGATCCCGAATGCGACTTGGATTATATTCCGACTCATGCCAGACCCTGTGATATCGATGTCGCCATATCCAATGCATTTGGATTTGGTGGGGTCAATGCCTGTCTGGTATTTCGGCGTTGGAAAGGCGAATAG